One part of the Suncus etruscus isolate mSunEtr1 chromosome 2, mSunEtr1.pri.cur, whole genome shotgun sequence genome encodes these proteins:
- the OXA1L gene encoding mitochondrial inner membrane protein OXA1L — MAMGLLCGRRELGRLLRAQRQFHHIGGLSPGTRQNHRHPHHALLTVLGAPRCLSTSVIWFAEAQVQAPPVIPATPLPTAVTEVASGDPADVVQAAAEQTFAELGLGSYTPVGLIQNLLETMHVNLGLPWWGAIAACTVLARCLVFPLIVKGQREAAKIHNHLPELQKYSNRMREAKLTGDHNEFYKVSSEMMLYQKKHDVKLMRPLILPITQAPIFISFFIALREMANLPVPSLKTGGLLWFQDLTLSDPTYILPVIVTATMWGVLELGAETGMQSSDIQWMRNFIRVMPLAVLPITIHFPTAVFVYWFFSNMFSLTQVACLRIPAVRTVLKIPQRVVHDPDKLAPREGFITSFKKGWKNAELTHQLQERERRLQNHLELAARGPLQQTYTHNPLLQNEKNHPPSTSNSSTKPKSKRPWKDTLG; from the exons ATGGCGATGGGGTTGCTGTGCGGGCGCAGAGAGCTTGGGCGCCTGCTACGGGCCCAGCGTCAG TTCCATCATATCGGAGGGCTGTCCCCAGGCACGAGACAGAACCACAGGCACCCCCATCATGCCCTCCTTACAGTTCTCGGTGCCCCCCGCTGCCTCAGCACCTCGGTGATTTGGTTTGCAGAAGCTCAG GTTCAGGCCCCTCCGGTCATTCCTGCAACTCCCTTGCCCACAGCAGTAACAGAGGTGGCTTCTGGAGACCCTGCAGATGTAGTCCAAGCTGCTGCTGAGCAGACCTTCGCTGAACTGGGACTGGGCTCATATACCCCAGTGGGACTGATCCAAAACTTACTGGAGACTATGCATGTTAACCTGGGCCTACCCTGGTGGGGAGCCATTGCTGCAT GTACAGTCCTTGCCCGTTGCCTGGTGTTTCCTCTCATCGTGAAGGGCCAACGAGAGGCAGCCAAGATCCACAACCACTTGCCAGAGCTGCAGAAGTATTCCAATCGAATGAGAGAAGCCAAGTTGACGGGGGACCATAACGAGT TTTACAAGGTCTCCTCAGAGATGATGCTTTACCAGAAGAAGCATGATGTCAAACTTATGAGACCTCTCATTCTACCTATAACTCAG GCCCCAatcttcatttccttcttcattGCCTTGAGAGAAATGGCCAACCTTCCTGTGCCCAGCCTGAAGACTGGTGGCCTTTTGTGGTTCCAGGATCTCACATTGTCTGACCCCACATACATACTGCCAGTGATAGTCACTGCCACAATGTGGGGTGTCCTTGAG ttAGGTGCTGAGACGGGCATGCAAAGTTCTGACATTCAATGGATGAGAAATTTTATCAGAGTGATGCCCCTGGCAGTCTTGCCCATAACTATCCACTTCCCCACG GCAGTGTTCGTGTATTGGTTCTTCTCCAATATGTTCTCCCTGACCCAAGTGGCTTGTCTACGGATCCCAGCTGTACGCACTGTACTGAAAATTCCCCAGCGCGTGGTGCATGACCCTGACAAATTAGCTCCACGGGAGGGCTTTATTACAAGTTTCAAGAAAG GCTGGAAAAATGCTGAACTGACCCATCAGCTACAGGAACGTGAGCGGCGCTTGCAAAATCACTTGGAACTTGCAGCTAGGG gTCCCTTACAACAAACCTACACCCACAACCCACTGCTCCAGAATGAAAAGAATCACCCACCCAGCACCTCAAACAGCAGCACCAAACCAAAGTCTAAAAGGCCCTGGAAAGACACTCTTGGCTGA